One Burkholderia sp. PAMC 26561 genomic window carries:
- a CDS encoding UbiH/UbiF/VisC/COQ6 family ubiquinone biosynthesis hydroxylase: protein MQIETTETIGHELPADYHFDIAIVGAGPVGLALAGWLAKRSATSRLSVALIDAREPGAASNDPRAIAVSHGSRAMLESSLGFPSDATPIKRIHVSQRGRFGRTLIDHDEHGLPALGYVVRYGSLVSTLSQAVAKTGVHWFTGTTASTPLHDHDGVTLPIHSAAEGDRTIRARILVNAEGGLYKETDASTSVKNTRDYGQTAIVGTVSVSAPQPGVAWERFTPEGPIALLPSGGARQADYALVWCCAPEEATRRSQLPDDAFLTELGAAFGERMGRFTKITGRAMFPLGLNALNALVDRRTVAIGNAAQTLHPVAGQGLNLGLRDAHALCDALSTNGTTTVALSLFAQRRALDRRMTIGATDTLARVFTIDFAPLAAMRGLALSALELVPPVKTVLARQMMFGQRR from the coding sequence ATGCAAATTGAAACCACGGAAACCATCGGCCATGAACTGCCGGCCGATTATCACTTCGATATCGCCATAGTCGGCGCGGGCCCCGTTGGCCTTGCGCTTGCAGGATGGCTCGCGAAACGCAGCGCAACATCGCGTTTGTCGGTCGCGTTGATCGATGCACGCGAGCCGGGTGCAGCTTCAAACGATCCCCGCGCAATCGCGGTGTCGCATGGAAGCCGCGCGATGCTGGAATCGTCGCTGGGTTTTCCCTCCGATGCCACGCCGATCAAGCGCATTCACGTCTCGCAGCGCGGCCGGTTCGGCCGCACATTGATCGATCACGATGAACACGGTCTGCCCGCGCTCGGTTACGTCGTGCGTTACGGCTCGCTCGTTTCGACGCTCTCGCAAGCCGTGGCCAAGACTGGCGTTCACTGGTTCACCGGAACGACGGCGTCCACGCCGCTGCACGACCATGATGGCGTGACGCTGCCCATCCATTCCGCGGCCGAAGGCGACCGGACGATTCGCGCACGCATCCTGGTGAATGCCGAAGGCGGGTTGTACAAGGAAACGGACGCATCGACTTCGGTCAAGAACACGCGCGATTACGGTCAGACGGCGATTGTCGGGACGGTCAGCGTGAGCGCGCCGCAACCGGGGGTTGCGTGGGAACGTTTTACACCCGAAGGTCCGATCGCGCTGTTGCCGTCTGGCGGCGCGCGTCAGGCGGATTACGCGCTGGTCTGGTGTTGCGCGCCCGAAGAGGCCACCCGCCGCTCGCAACTTCCCGACGATGCATTTCTCACCGAGCTCGGCGCAGCCTTCGGCGAACGCATGGGCCGTTTCACGAAAATCACCGGCCGCGCGATGTTCCCGCTTGGGTTGAACGCGCTGAATGCGCTTGTCGACCGGCGCACGGTTGCGATCGGAAACGCGGCACAAACGCTGCATCCTGTTGCAGGACAAGGACTCAATCTCGGCCTGCGCGATGCACACGCACTATGCGATGCATTGTCGACGAACGGGACCACGACGGTCGCGCTCAGCCTTTTTGCGCAACGTCGCGCGCTCGACCGGCGGATGACGATTGGTGCCACGGATACGCTCGCGCGAGTTTTCACCATCGATTTTGCGCCGCTTGCTGCAATGCGCGGCCTCGCTTTGAGCGCGCTGGAACTCGTGCCGCCGGTCAAGACCGTGCTGGCGCGTCAAATGATGTTCGGGCAACGGCGCTAA
- a CDS encoding aminopeptidase P N-terminal domain-containing protein, translated as MNSSTEAQSSSLDVYRSRRERVLAALRESGGGVAIIQTAREVMRNRDADYPFRHDSYFYYLTGFTEPEATLVLDASAHPDEPAAILFCREKNVERETWEGFRHGPEGARLALGLDAAFPIDQLDAEMPRLLADKPAVHYALSSSAELDTQVRGWLAAVRAQSRIGVKAPSKAVDLLPILDEMRLIKDDHELAIMRRAGTISAEAHRRAMQTCRPGMHEYEIEAELLYTFRKRGAQAPAYGSIVAAGANACVLHYPAGNAIAREGDLILIDAACELDGYASDITRTFPASGRFTSAQREIYDIVLAAQYAAVHATRAGVSFDAPHEAAVRVLSQGLLDTGIIDRNQFATVDDVIAERAYQRFYMHRTGHWLGMDVHDAGDYRDANAPLDDQGARAWRTLKPGMTLTIEPGLYIRAAAAVPERYADIGIRIEDDAIVTAGGCELTTREVPVDADEIEALMRDAQTPDAN; from the coding sequence ATGAACTCATCGACTGAAGCCCAATCCTCAAGCCTCGATGTCTATCGCAGCCGCCGCGAACGCGTTCTCGCGGCGCTGCGCGAATCGGGCGGCGGCGTGGCGATCATCCAGACCGCGCGCGAAGTCATGCGCAACCGCGACGCCGATTACCCGTTCCGCCACGACAGCTACTTTTATTACCTGACGGGCTTCACGGAACCCGAAGCCACGCTCGTTCTGGACGCCAGCGCTCATCCCGACGAACCCGCGGCCATCCTCTTCTGCCGCGAGAAAAACGTCGAGCGCGAAACGTGGGAAGGCTTTCGGCACGGCCCTGAAGGCGCGCGCCTCGCGCTGGGACTGGACGCGGCATTTCCCATCGATCAGCTCGATGCCGAGATGCCCCGCCTTCTCGCCGACAAACCCGCCGTGCACTACGCGCTCAGCAGTTCGGCCGAACTCGACACACAGGTTCGCGGCTGGCTCGCAGCAGTACGAGCGCAAAGCCGGATCGGGGTGAAAGCGCCATCGAAAGCGGTCGATTTGCTGCCCATCCTCGACGAAATGCGCCTGATCAAGGACGACCACGAGCTCGCGATCATGCGCCGCGCCGGCACGATTTCGGCCGAAGCCCACCGCCGCGCGATGCAAACCTGCCGTCCCGGCATGCACGAATACGAGATCGAAGCCGAGTTGCTCTACACGTTCCGCAAACGCGGCGCGCAAGCCCCGGCATACGGTTCGATCGTCGCGGCCGGCGCGAACGCGTGCGTGCTGCACTACCCGGCGGGCAACGCGATCGCGCGCGAAGGCGATCTGATTCTCATCGATGCCGCGTGCGAACTCGACGGCTACGCGTCCGACATCACGCGCACCTTTCCGGCGAGCGGAAGGTTCACGTCGGCGCAACGGGAAATCTACGACATCGTGCTGGCCGCGCAATACGCCGCCGTTCATGCCACTCGCGCCGGCGTGAGCTTCGACGCGCCGCACGAAGCGGCGGTGCGGGTTTTGTCGCAGGGATTGCTGGATACGGGGATCATCGATCGGAACCAGTTTGCAACGGTCGACGACGTCATCGCCGAGCGTGCGTACCAGCGTTTCTACATGCACCGCACGGGCCATTGGCTCGGCATGGACGTGCACGACGCGGGCGATTACCGCGATGCAAACGCGCCGCTCGACGACCAGGGCGCGCGTGCGTGGCGCACCTTGAAACCGGGCATGACGCTGACCATTGAGCCGGGTTTGTACATTCGCGCCGCCGCCGCCGTGCCGGAACGCTACGCGGACATCGGCATCCGGATTGAAGACGATGCCATCGTGACCGCTGGCGGCTGCGAGCTCACAACGCGGGAAGTCCCCGTCGATGCCGACGAAATCGAAGCCTTGATGCGCGACGCGCAAACCCCCGATGCAAATTGA
- a CDS encoding THUMP domain-containing class I SAM-dependent RNA methyltransferase has product MATTFLFDWFVPCPRGLEAPLAAELAEIGAKHVEGSQFRTGKEVPGGVHFRGSWAAGMAANLHSRIASRVLLKLAHGPYRSEHDIYELAYQQQWEKWFSPNETIRVDITAIKSPLRSLEFATLRVKDAVCDRLRELTGNRPSVDTAQPDVRVFAFLTINECTLYIDTSGDPLFKRGWRLDKGAAPLRENLAAGILRLTGWTPGTPLFDPMCGSGTFLAEAAQVALNIAPGVERRFGFEKLKQYDVNAWQKLKGAALDAKHAAQSSRKDLQIYGSDISGDMLDKAYSNLERAGLPELSLKQVDARHMTPPAGEPGILVANPPYGERIEVRGRGPRGELREPKNRGHDEDEEAFHRAQPDPADLEFFISFGNALKQRFPGWRAYVLTSDRKLPGMLRLRESTKTPLFNGALECRLFRFDLIAGSVRNRPAAAEPAGGQTPEAPEAKE; this is encoded by the coding sequence ATGGCCACTACTTTCCTTTTCGACTGGTTTGTCCCTTGCCCGCGCGGTCTCGAGGCGCCGCTGGCGGCCGAACTCGCCGAAATCGGAGCGAAGCATGTAGAAGGCTCGCAATTTCGCACCGGCAAGGAAGTCCCGGGCGGCGTGCATTTCCGCGGCTCGTGGGCGGCCGGCATGGCGGCGAACCTGCACTCGCGCATCGCGAGCCGCGTGTTGCTCAAGCTCGCACACGGCCCGTACAGAAGCGAACACGACATCTACGAGCTCGCTTACCAGCAACAATGGGAAAAGTGGTTCTCGCCGAATGAAACCATTCGCGTCGATATCACCGCCATCAAATCGCCCCTGCGCAGCCTGGAATTCGCGACCCTGCGCGTGAAAGACGCTGTTTGCGACCGCCTGCGCGAATTGACGGGCAATCGTCCGAGCGTCGATACCGCCCAACCCGACGTCCGCGTCTTCGCGTTCCTCACCATCAACGAATGCACGCTTTACATCGATACCTCCGGCGACCCGCTCTTCAAACGCGGCTGGCGCCTGGACAAGGGCGCGGCTCCGCTACGAGAGAACCTCGCGGCAGGCATCTTGCGCCTTACCGGCTGGACGCCGGGCACGCCGCTATTCGACCCGATGTGCGGCAGCGGCACCTTCCTCGCCGAAGCCGCGCAAGTCGCGCTGAACATTGCGCCGGGCGTCGAACGTCGTTTCGGCTTCGAAAAGCTCAAGCAATACGATGTGAACGCGTGGCAAAAGCTGAAAGGCGCGGCGCTCGATGCAAAACACGCCGCGCAATCATCACGCAAGGACCTGCAGATCTACGGCAGCGACATTTCCGGCGACATGCTCGACAAGGCCTACTCGAACCTCGAACGCGCGGGTCTTCCGGAACTGTCGTTGAAACAGGTCGATGCCCGCCACATGACACCGCCAGCGGGCGAGCCCGGCATCCTGGTCGCGAATCCGCCGTACGGTGAACGGATCGAAGTGCGTGGCCGTGGTCCGCGCGGCGAGCTCCGCGAACCGAAGAACCGCGGTCACGACGAAGACGAAGAAGCATTTCATCGCGCGCAGCCTGATCCGGCGGACCTTGAGTTTTTCATCTCGTTCGGCAACGCGCTCAAGCAGCGCTTTCCAGGCTGGCGCGCGTATGTGCTGACATCGGACAGAAAACTGCCTGGCATGCTGCGGTTGCGTGAATCGACGAAAACACCGCTTTTCAACGGTGCGCTCGAATGCCGCCTGTTCCGCTTCGACCTGATCGCCGGAAGCGTGCGCAACCGGCCGGCAGCGGCAGAACCCGCAGGCGGCCAAACACCCGAGGCCCCCGAGGCCAAGGAATAA
- a CDS encoding NAD(P)(+) transhydrogenase (Re/Si-specific) subunit beta produces MSMSVVTLLYLVASVCFIQALKGLSNPKTARIGNTFGMAGMAIAILTTIALIVKQASALGSDLSLGLGLLFAALVVGGAIGAYVAAKVEMTKMPELVAAMHSLIGLAAVCIAYAVVSEPSAFGLAALGEPIPVGNRVELFIGTFVGAITFSGSVIAFGKLSGKYQFRLFKGAPVVYAGQHMINLLLAIAMLGFGIIFMFTQSWLPFVIMTLIAFALGVLIIIPIGGADMPVVVSMLNSYSGWAAAGIGFSLNNPMLIIAGSLVGSSGAILSYIMCRAMNRSFFNVLLGGFGNEGGAAATDGAKEQRPVKSGSADDAAFMLGNAETVVIVPGYGLAVARAQHALKELTDKLIEKGIDVKYAIHPVAGRMPGHMNVLLAEAEVDYELVHEMEDINGEFQQTDVVLVLGANDVVNPAAKTDPKSVIAGMPILEAYRAKTIIVNKRSMAAGYAGLDNELFYMDKTMMVFGDAKKVIEDMVKAVE; encoded by the coding sequence ATGAGCATGAGCGTAGTCACCCTCCTGTATCTCGTCGCCTCGGTGTGTTTCATCCAGGCGCTCAAAGGCTTGTCGAATCCGAAGACCGCGCGCATCGGCAATACGTTCGGCATGGCAGGCATGGCGATCGCGATCCTGACGACCATTGCGTTGATCGTGAAGCAGGCGTCGGCGCTGGGATCGGATCTGTCGCTGGGCCTGGGGCTGCTGTTCGCAGCGCTCGTGGTGGGCGGCGCGATCGGCGCATACGTCGCGGCGAAAGTCGAGATGACGAAGATGCCCGAACTCGTCGCTGCCATGCATTCGCTGATTGGTCTGGCAGCGGTTTGTATCGCTTATGCGGTTGTTTCCGAACCCTCGGCGTTCGGGCTCGCCGCGCTGGGCGAACCGATTCCCGTGGGCAATCGCGTGGAATTGTTTATCGGCACGTTTGTGGGTGCCATTACGTTCTCGGGTTCCGTGATCGCGTTCGGGAAGCTCTCGGGCAAGTATCAGTTCAGGTTGTTCAAGGGCGCGCCGGTCGTGTATGCCGGCCAGCACATGATCAACTTGCTGCTTGCCATCGCGATGCTCGGCTTCGGCATCATCTTCATGTTCACGCAGTCGTGGCTGCCGTTCGTGATCATGACGCTGATCGCGTTCGCGCTCGGCGTGCTGATCATCATCCCGATCGGCGGCGCGGACATGCCCGTGGTTGTATCGATGCTCAACTCGTATTCGGGCTGGGCGGCGGCGGGCATCGGCTTTTCGCTGAACAACCCGATGTTGATCATCGCCGGATCGCTGGTGGGATCGTCGGGCGCGATTCTTTCGTACATCATGTGCCGCGCGATGAACCGCTCGTTCTTCAACGTGCTCCTGGGCGGTTTCGGCAACGAAGGCGGCGCGGCGGCAACCGATGGCGCGAAGGAACAGCGCCCGGTGAAATCCGGTTCCGCCGATGACGCCGCGTTCATGCTCGGCAATGCCGAAACGGTGGTGATCGTGCCGGGTTATGGACTGGCCGTGGCGCGCGCTCAGCATGCGTTGAAGGAACTCACCGACAAGCTGATCGAGAAAGGCATCGACGTGAAGTACGCGATCCACCCGGTCGCGGGGCGGATGCCGGGGCATATGAACGTGTTGCTGGCCGAGGCGGAGGTGGACTACGAACTCGTCCACGAGATGGAAGACATCAATGGCGAATTCCAGCAGACGGACGTGGTGTTGGTGCTCGGGGCGAATGACGTGGTGAATCCGGCGGCCAAGACCGACCCGAAATCCGTGATCGCGGGGATGCCGATTCTGGAGGCATATCGGGCGAAGACGATTATCGTGAACAAACGCTCGATGGCGGCGGGTTACGCCGGGCTGGACAACGAACTGTTCTACATGGACAAGACGATGATGGTTTTCGGCGATGCCAAGAAGGTGATCGAGGATATGGTGAAGGCGGTGGAGTGA
- a CDS encoding NAD(P) transhydrogenase subunit alpha: MELVNHTVINLIIFVLAIYVGYHVVWNVTPALHTPLMAVTNAISAIVIVGAMLAAGLTIGGAGKFFGTLAVLLAAVNVFGGFLVTRRMLEMFKKKAPKQIAAPSKEAAQ, translated from the coding sequence ATGGAACTGGTTAATCACACGGTCATCAACCTGATCATCTTCGTGCTCGCGATCTACGTCGGGTATCACGTGGTGTGGAACGTCACGCCCGCATTGCATACGCCATTGATGGCGGTGACGAACGCGATCTCGGCTATCGTGATTGTCGGCGCGATGCTCGCAGCCGGCCTCACCATAGGCGGCGCCGGCAAGTTCTTCGGCACGCTTGCGGTGTTGCTCGCAGCGGTCAACGTGTTCGGCGGATTTCTCGTCACGCGGCGAATGCTGGAGATGTTCAAGAAAAAAGCGCCGAAGCAAATTGCCGCTCCGTCGAAGGAGGCCGCGCAATGA
- a CDS encoding Re/Si-specific NAD(P)(+) transhydrogenase subunit alpha — protein sequence MHIGVPAETRANEARVAATPETVKKLVSQGHRVTVQRGAGLPASYIDEAFAAAGAELVDANTAFAADLVLKVHSPNETELPLLKHGAVLAGMLDPFNADNNTRLAASGITAFALEAAPRTTRAQSLDVLSSQANIAGYKAVLVASNIYQRFMPMLMTAAGTVKAARVLVLGAGVAGLQAIATAKRLGAVIEASDVRPAVKEQIESLGAKFLDVPYETDEEREAAVGVGGYARPMPASWLARQSVLVAERAKQADIVIATALIPGRPAPTLIAAETVAQMKPGSVIVDLAAGRGPEFEGRRGGNCPLTEADQVVMKHGVHLVGYTNLASMVATDASALYARNLLDFIKLIVTKEGTLNIDMADDIVAATLLCRDGQVTRGIKGD from the coding sequence ATGCATATCGGAGTGCCTGCCGAGACGCGGGCGAACGAGGCGCGCGTCGCCGCCACGCCGGAGACGGTCAAGAAGCTCGTATCGCAAGGTCACAGGGTCACCGTGCAGCGCGGTGCGGGGCTGCCGGCGAGTTATATCGATGAAGCCTTTGCTGCTGCCGGCGCCGAGCTCGTCGATGCCAACACCGCGTTCGCCGCCGATCTCGTCCTCAAGGTCCATTCGCCCAACGAAACCGAGCTGCCGCTGCTGAAACACGGCGCGGTCCTGGCTGGCATGCTCGACCCCTTCAACGCCGATAACAACACGCGCCTCGCCGCCTCCGGCATTACCGCGTTCGCGCTGGAAGCCGCGCCGCGCACGACCCGGGCGCAGAGCCTCGACGTGTTGTCGTCGCAGGCCAACATTGCCGGGTACAAGGCCGTGCTGGTCGCGAGCAATATCTACCAGCGCTTCATGCCCATGCTGATGACCGCCGCCGGCACCGTGAAAGCGGCGCGCGTGCTCGTGCTGGGGGCGGGCGTCGCGGGCCTGCAGGCCATCGCTACAGCCAAGCGGCTGGGTGCGGTCATCGAAGCGTCGGATGTGCGTCCCGCCGTGAAAGAGCAAATCGAATCGCTGGGCGCGAAGTTCCTCGATGTCCCCTACGAAACCGATGAAGAACGCGAAGCCGCCGTCGGCGTGGGCGGCTATGCGCGGCCGATGCCCGCAAGCTGGCTCGCGCGCCAGTCCGTGCTGGTCGCCGAGCGTGCGAAGCAGGCGGATATCGTGATCGCGACGGCGTTGATTCCCGGACGTCCCGCACCGACGCTGATCGCGGCTGAAACCGTCGCACAGATGAAACCGGGCTCGGTGATTGTCGATCTGGCTGCGGGCCGCGGTCCTGAATTCGAAGGGCGGCGCGGCGGCAATTGTCCGCTGACCGAAGCCGATCAGGTCGTGATGAAACATGGCGTGCATCTGGTCGGCTACACCAATCTTGCATCGATGGTCGCGACCGACGCCTCCGCCCTTTACGCCCGCAACCTGCTCGACTTCATCAAGCTGATCGTGACGAAGGAAGGCACGCTGAACATCGATATGGCCGATGACATCGTCGCGGCCACGCTCCTGTGCCGCGACGGCCAGGTCACGCGCGGGATCAAAGGAGACTGA
- a CDS encoding NUDIX hydrolase, whose amino-acid sequence MNTERWTPRVTVAAIVERDGRFLVIEEHTSDGLKINQPAGHLEAGETLVDAVKRETLEETAHRFEPQALVGTYLTHFERPGKSATYLRFTFCGTTSGPVPDAKLDDGIVRAMWLTADELRACADRHRSPAVLECLDHYLAGRRVPLDFIHTHSVAPVRD is encoded by the coding sequence ATGAATACTGAACGCTGGACGCCGCGCGTTACCGTCGCGGCCATTGTGGAGCGGGACGGGCGTTTTCTCGTGATCGAGGAGCACACGTCCGACGGACTCAAGATTAATCAGCCGGCCGGCCATCTGGAAGCGGGAGAAACGCTTGTCGATGCCGTGAAGCGGGAAACACTGGAGGAAACGGCGCATCGGTTCGAACCGCAGGCGCTTGTCGGCACGTATTTGACGCATTTCGAGCGGCCGGGGAAATCGGCGACTTATTTGCGCTTCACGTTTTGCGGCACCACGTCGGGACCGGTGCCGGACGCGAAACTGGACGATGGCATCGTGCGCGCCATGTGGCTCACCGCCGACGAACTCCGTGCATGCGCCGACCGGCACAGGTCGCCGGCCGTGCTGGAATGCCTCGATCATTACCTCGCCGGGCGGCGCGTGCCGCTCGACTTCATTCACACGCACTCGGTCGCGCCGGTGCGGGACTAG
- the mnmA gene encoding tRNA 2-thiouridine(34) synthase MnmA, with translation MSKAGKQKVVVGMSGGVDSSVTAWLLKEQGYDVIGLFMKNWEDDDDSEYCSTRQDWIDVVSVADLIGIDVEAVNFAAEYKDRVFAEFLREYSAGRTPNPDVLCNAEIKFKAFLDHAMSLGGETIATGHYARVRERDGQFELLKATDHTKDQSYFLHRLNQAQLSKTLFPLGEMPKTKVREIAAQIGLPNAAKKDSTGICFIGERPFREFLNRYLPTQPGPMKTPDGKVIGEHVGLAFYTFGQRKGIGLGGSKDGSGDPWFVAGKDMASNTLYVVQGHDHPWLLSHSLVAGNTSWVAGAAPAEGLECAAKTRYRQADSACVVGAPGEDGRFELSFSDAQWAVTPGQSAVLYQGDVCLGGGIIEHAATAQPARREAQAALLTPR, from the coding sequence ATGAGCAAGGCCGGAAAACAGAAAGTCGTGGTGGGCATGTCGGGCGGCGTGGATTCGTCGGTGACCGCGTGGCTGCTGAAAGAGCAGGGCTACGACGTGATCGGCCTGTTCATGAAGAACTGGGAAGATGACGACGACAGCGAATACTGCTCGACCCGGCAGGACTGGATCGATGTGGTGTCGGTGGCGGATCTGATCGGCATCGACGTGGAAGCGGTCAACTTCGCGGCTGAATACAAGGATCGTGTGTTCGCCGAATTCCTGCGGGAATATTCGGCCGGCCGCACGCCCAATCCTGACGTTCTCTGCAACGCCGAGATCAAGTTCAAGGCCTTCCTCGATCACGCCATGTCGCTTGGCGGCGAAACCATCGCGACCGGCCATTACGCTCGCGTGCGCGAACGCGATGGCCAGTTCGAACTGCTCAAGGCCACGGATCACACGAAGGATCAGTCGTACTTCTTGCATCGGCTGAATCAGGCGCAGTTGTCGAAGACGCTGTTTCCGCTCGGTGAAATGCCAAAGACGAAGGTGCGCGAGATCGCCGCGCAGATTGGCTTGCCGAACGCGGCGAAGAAGGATTCCACGGGGATCTGCTTTATCGGCGAAAGGCCGTTTCGCGAATTTTTGAACCGTTATCTGCCAACACAACCCGGCCCGATGAAAACGCCCGATGGCAAGGTGATCGGCGAGCATGTCGGGCTGGCGTTCTATACCTTCGGCCAACGCAAGGGCATCGGGCTCGGCGGCAGCAAGGACGGCAGCGGCGATCCGTGGTTTGTTGCGGGCAAGGACATGGCGTCGAACACGCTGTACGTGGTGCAGGGGCATGATCATCCGTGGCTGTTGTCGCATTCGCTCGTGGCCGGTAATACGAGCTGGGTGGCGGGCGCGGCACCGGCTGAAGGCCTGGAATGCGCGGCGAAGACGCGGTATCGGCAGGCGGATTCGGCTTGCGTGGTGGGTGCGCCAGGCGAGGACGGCCGCTTCGAGCTAAGTTTCAGCGACGCGCAATGGGCCGTCACGCCGGGACAATCGGCAGTGCTTTATCAAGGCGATGTTTGCCTGGGCGGTGGGATCATCGAACACGCCGCGACGGCGCAGCCGGCGCGGCGGGAAGCACAGGCGGCATTGTTGACGCCGCGGTGA
- a CDS encoding TetR/AcrR family transcriptional regulator, translated as MNTEKTPDKNTVREQLLDHAQILLMTRGYNGFSYRDLSTLVGVKTSSIHYYFPSKEDLVLEAVNTYSADVMSSIYAIDSSASAEKKLDRYAKLFGKIVGEGDQVCLCGMLAADIQSLPEDVRHAVQAFFKANESWLAKVLAEGEKQETLRVNGKPEVTARALFAAYQGSLLACRLFHSKVRLEEVTQTVKR; from the coding sequence ATGAACACCGAGAAAACCCCGGACAAAAACACCGTGCGCGAGCAATTGCTCGATCACGCGCAAATCCTGTTGATGACGCGCGGGTACAACGGGTTTAGTTATCGCGATCTGTCGACGCTGGTCGGGGTGAAGACATCGAGCATCCACTATTACTTCCCTTCGAAGGAAGATCTCGTGCTCGAAGCAGTGAATACCTATAGCGCGGATGTCATGTCGTCGATTTACGCCATCGACAGTTCGGCTTCCGCCGAGAAAAAGCTTGATCGCTACGCGAAGCTGTTCGGCAAGATCGTGGGCGAAGGCGATCAGGTTTGCTTGTGCGGAATGCTGGCTGCGGATATCCAGTCTTTACCCGAGGACGTGCGTCATGCGGTTCAGGCCTTCTTTAAAGCAAATGAATCGTGGCTGGCGAAAGTGCTGGCCGAAGGCGAGAAGCAAGAAACCCTGCGTGTAAATGGCAAGCCCGAGGTGACTGCCCGGGCGCTATTCGCGGCGTATCAGGGTAGTCTGCTGGCTTGCCGATTGTTTCATTCAAAGGTGCGTCTGGAAGAAGTCACGCAAACCGTAAAACGATGA
- a CDS encoding alpha/beta hydrolase, which yields MFKLKSLAIASAVAATLTASAIAQAAPVLEPATQQFIDALTAQKGPPIYTLSPADARNVLAGAQSQPVEKQAAQIEDRVIDAGPTGKVALRIVRPAQAKGVLPVIMYFHGGGWVLGDKNTHDRLIREIANGAQATVVFVDYDRSPETQFPVPVEQAYAATRYVAEHAKQFNVDATRMAVVGDSVGGNMAAAVTLMAKEQGGPALRYQVLFYPVTDANFDDGSYNEFADGPWLTKNAMKWFWDAYAPNAADREKITASPLRASLDQLKDLPPALVITDENDVLRDEGEAYARKLSQAGVRVTAVRYEGTIHDFVMLNALAKTPATRAAIEQANTVLKKALAK from the coding sequence ATGTTCAAGCTCAAGTCTCTCGCCATCGCTTCTGCCGTTGCTGCAACGCTGACCGCAAGCGCCATCGCGCAGGCCGCGCCCGTGCTCGAACCGGCGACGCAGCAGTTCATCGATGCACTCACCGCACAGAAAGGCCCGCCGATCTACACCTTGTCACCCGCCGATGCCCGCAACGTCCTTGCCGGCGCCCAGTCGCAGCCGGTCGAAAAGCAGGCCGCGCAAATCGAAGACCGCGTGATCGATGCCGGCCCGACCGGCAAGGTCGCGCTGCGCATCGTACGCCCGGCGCAGGCAAAGGGCGTGCTGCCCGTGATCATGTACTTTCACGGCGGCGGTTGGGTTCTCGGCGATAAAAACACGCACGACCGCCTGATCCGCGAAATCGCGAACGGCGCGCAGGCGACCGTGGTTTTCGTCGATTACGATCGCTCGCCCGAGACCCAATTCCCGGTGCCGGTCGAGCAGGCTTACGCTGCGACGCGCTACGTGGCTGAGCATGCAAAGCAATTCAACGTCGATGCAACCCGCATGGCCGTGGTCGGCGACAGCGTCGGCGGCAACATGGCGGCCGCGGTCACGCTGATGGCGAAGGAGCAGGGTGGCCCGGCGCTGCGCTACCAGGTGCTGTTCTACCCCGTCACCGATGCAAACTTCGACGACGGCTCGTACAACGAATTCGCCGACGGCCCGTGGCTCACCAAAAACGCGATGAAGTGGTTCTGGGACGCATACGCGCCGAATGCAGCCGACCGGGAGAAGATCACAGCGTCGCCGTTGCGTGCATCGCTGGATCAGTTGAAGGACTTGCCGCCGGCACTCGTCATCACCGACGAAAACGATGTCCTGCGCGACGAAGGCGAGGCCTACGCCCGCAAGCTCTCGCAAGCAGGTGTGCGTGTAACGGCGGTGCGCTACGAAGGCACGATCCACGACTTCGTGATGCTGAACGCGCTGGCGAAGACGCCAGCCACGCGGGCGGCGATCGAGCAGGCGAACACGGTGCTGAAGAAGGCGCTGGCGAAGTAA